The following are encoded together in the Aerococcus mictus genome:
- a CDS encoding TetR/AcrR family transcriptional regulator, whose translation MTREKGFDSLTVTDIARQARINRGTFYRHYVDKYDLLEQLKADIYKELQKIFLNDMYQEEAHADLIPYQTILKAITYLQENFLLIATLASSNGDPNFMVDVKSIIKELITSRIQKENDFHLSTQDLPMEYAIEVLISSVTSVINLWIQRGGQESPEEVANIIFKAKSLAPKDLLI comes from the coding sequence CTGACTCGGGAAAAGGGCTTTGACAGTTTAACCGTTACCGACATAGCCCGCCAAGCCCGCATTAACCGGGGAACTTTTTATCGTCACTATGTGGATAAATATGATTTACTAGAACAACTGAAGGCGGATATTTATAAAGAACTCCAGAAAATCTTCCTTAACGACATGTATCAGGAAGAAGCACATGCAGATTTAATCCCCTATCAAACCATTCTGAAGGCCATTACTTACCTCCAGGAAAATTTCCTCTTAATTGCTACCTTGGCCAGTTCCAATGGTGATCCCAACTTTATGGTGGACGTTAAGTCCATTATTAAAGAACTGATCACCAGTCGTATACAAAAAGAAAACGACTTCCACCTATCTACCCAAGACCTGCCTATGGAATACGCCATAGAAGTTCTTATTTCCTCCGTTACCAGCGTCATCAACCTCTGGATCCAACGCGGCGGCCAGGAGAGTCCTGAAGAAGTGGCCAATATTATTTTTAAAGCCAAATCTTTGGCGCCAAAGGATCTATTAATCTAG
- the fsa gene encoding fructose-6-phosphate aldolase, whose protein sequence is MKFFLDTANIDEIKRINDLGLCDGVTTNPSLINKEGRDFEEVIKDIASTVDGPVSAEVTSYDYEGMVKEARELAAWADNVVVKIPMTEEGLKATHTLSQEGIKTNVTLIFSVSQGLLAAKAGATYISPFIGRIDDMGEDGLRLIAELREVLDIYGLDSQIIAASIRHIGHFEGAALAGAHVATIPGTIFPKLWSHPLTDKGIEGFKKDWDAFTKR, encoded by the coding sequence ATGAAATTTTTCTTAGACACTGCAAATATTGATGAAATTAAGCGTATTAATGACCTCGGTTTATGTGACGGGGTAACCACTAACCCTTCCTTAATTAATAAAGAAGGCCGTGACTTTGAAGAAGTGATTAAAGATATCGCTTCAACCGTCGACGGACCAGTTTCAGCGGAAGTGACCAGCTATGACTACGAAGGCATGGTCAAAGAAGCCCGCGAATTAGCTGCATGGGCAGACAATGTCGTCGTTAAAATTCCAATGACTGAAGAGGGCTTAAAAGCAACTCATACCCTGTCTCAAGAAGGCATTAAGACTAACGTGACCCTCATCTTCTCGGTTTCTCAAGGTCTCTTAGCTGCCAAAGCCGGAGCCACCTACATTTCTCCATTCATTGGCCGGATCGATGACATGGGCGAAGACGGCCTCCGCTTAATCGCTGAATTACGTGAAGTCTTAGACATCTATGGCCTAGACTCACAAATCATCGCTGCATCCATCCGCCACATCGGCCACTTCGAAGGCGCAGCCCTAGCCGGCGCCCACGTAGCCACCATCCCAGGCACCATCTTCCCTAAACTCTGGAGCCACCCACTCACCGATAAGGGAATCGAAGGCTTTAAAAAAGACTGGGACGCCTTCACGAAAAGATAA